One segment of Solanum lycopersicum chromosome 1, SLM_r2.1 DNA contains the following:
- the LOC138342306 gene encoding uncharacterized protein yields the protein MDSYQIKDVAQTWCKMLKDSRALSGVPITWELFKTTFLERFFSKEMREAKFEEFINIKQGSMTIKQYFLKFVKLSSYTIFVDGACPACRGKPQKKGARDARRSKPQDQAGPIYRGHRDNFGVREQPRFKKGQQSSGNSNSKRSTTLRGGRPEPNKGNGGEMQCPKKNCAKCGRAHIGELPKNRDQVRGKAHQRSNPQGASAVDPLTRNKFYALKQREEKEKFIDVVTSMLQAFSTSVYALLDPGSTLSFLTPLLALIFEILTEVLHDPIDVTTPFGKNERTDRVFKDYPTVVSGKTICADLVELPMHDFDVILGMDWIHSCYACLDCCSRVVRFYFLNEEELVWEGSFTFPGHVVSDQGVEVDPRKTEVVKNCPKPLTPTNICSYFGMDGYYRRLMEGFSSVSAPLRALTKKKAKFE from the exons ATGGATTCCTATCAGATaaaggatgttgcacagacttggtgcaagatgttgAAGGATAGCCGAGCTTTGAGCGGAGTTCCGATCACTTGGGAGCTGTTTAAGACAACCTTTCTGGAGAGATTCTTTTCCAAGGAGATGAGGGAAGCGAAgtttgaggagtttatcaacaTTAAGCAGGGATCAATGACAATCAAGCAGTATTTCCTGAAGTTTGTCAAACTATCCAGTTATACTATTTTC gttgatggtgcatgtccagCATGTAGAGGAAAGCCGCAAAAAAAGGGTGCTCGTGATGCTAGGAGGTCGAAgcctcaagatcaggcaggTCCCATCTATAGAGGCCATAGAGATAATTTTGGCGTCCGTGAGCAGCCCAGGTTCAAGAAGGGGCAGCAGAGTTCTGGGAATTCGAATTCCAAGAGGAGTACAACACTTAGAGGAGGCAGACCAGAGCCCAATAAGGgaaatggaggtgagatgcagtGTCCCAAAAAGAACTGTGCTAAGTGTGGCCGTGCTCACATTGGAGA ATTACCGAAAAATAGAGATCAGGTTAGAGGTAAAGCTCATCAAAGGTCTAATCCACAGGGTGCATCCGCAGTTGATCCTCTTACGAGGAACAAGTTCTATGCCTTAAAGCAAagggaggagaaggagaagttCATTGATGTGGTCACAAGTATGCTGCAAGcattctcaacttctgtttatgctttacttgatccagggtctacccTTTCCTTTTTAACTCCTTTGCTTGCTctcatttttgaaatattgaccgaagttctgcatgatcctatagatGTTACTACAccttttggaaaaaatgaaagaactGATAGAGTATTCAAGGATTACCCAACAGTTGTAAGTGGTAAGACTATATGTGcagacttggttgagttacccatgcatgattttgatgttatccttgGCATGGACTGGATTCACAGTTGTTATGCTTGTTTGGATTGTTGTAGTAGAGTGGTGAGATTTTATTTCCTTAATGAAGAGGAActagtctgggaggg ATCATTCACCTTCCcgggtcatgttgtgtccgatcaaggTGTAGAGGTGGACCCTAGAAAAACTGAGGTTGTTAAGAACTGtccaaaacctcttactcccaccAATATCTGTAGCTACTTTGGAATGGATGGTTACTACCGCAGGCTCATGGAGGGCTTTTCTTCCGTTTCTGCCCCACTGAGAGCTTTGACTAAGAAAAAGGCCAAGTTTGAATAG